Proteins found in one Candidatus Nitrosopelagicus brevis genomic segment:
- a CDS encoding ABC transporter ATP-binding protein: MEEILKIENLTKKFQKKNFFSSDSNEVIAADAVNFSLKQGEILAIAGQSGSGKSTIAKLILRAIKPDSGKIFHNEKEIKDNSDELKKFRMKCQMIYQDPYDSINPRMTISDIVSEPLEIHNLGTKDERKQRVIETLQKVKLEPAEEIAKKHPHMLSGGQRQRVVIARAIVVEPEIIIADEPVSMLDVSIRAEILELMKEIQKENNISMIYITHDLATAKHFADNILILKSGKVMEIGTIEKVLSNPENSYTKALIAAVSEPDPKNLYKEKKILFE; encoded by the coding sequence ATGGAAGAAATACTAAAAATTGAAAATCTGACCAAAAAATTTCAGAAAAAAAACTTTTTTTCATCAGATTCAAATGAAGTTATTGCAGCAGATGCGGTAAATTTTTCTCTAAAACAAGGAGAAATTTTAGCTATAGCAGGACAGTCAGGTTCTGGAAAATCAACTATTGCAAAATTAATTTTAAGAGCCATCAAACCAGATTCAGGAAAAATTTTTCATAATGAAAAAGAGATTAAAGATAATTCAGATGAATTAAAAAAATTCAGAATGAAATGTCAAATGATTTACCAGGATCCGTATGATTCGATAAATCCAAGAATGACAATTTCAGATATAGTTAGTGAGCCATTAGAGATTCATAATTTAGGTACAAAAGATGAAAGAAAACAAAGGGTGATTGAGACATTACAAAAAGTAAAACTAGAACCTGCCGAAGAGATTGCCAAAAAACATCCACATATGTTGTCAGGAGGCCAGAGACAAAGAGTCGTAATTGCAAGAGCAATTGTAGTTGAGCCTGAAATTATCATTGCGGACGAACCAGTATCAATGCTAGATGTTTCAATTCGTGCAGAAATTCTAGAGTTAATGAAAGAGATTCAAAAAGAGAACAATATTTCGATGATATACATTACACATGATCTAGCTACTGCAAAACATTTTGCAGATAACATCTTAATTTTAAAATCAGGAAAAGTAATGGAAATTGGAACAATTGAAAAAGTGTTATCAAATCCAGAAAACTCTTACACAAAAGCACTGATTGCTGCAGTTTCAGAACCGGATCCAAAAAATCTCTATAAAGAAAAGAAAATTTTATTTGAATAA
- the cofC gene encoding 2-phospho-L-lactate guanylyltransferase has protein sequence MKTSVIIPVKTFQKSKTRLHLSEEKTNSLCRLLLEEVIKTIHDSKLIDKTIVVTNEEQVTDIIEKYDCQKIQDEHETSVNDAVKLAEKYLIDNEFTHSIVLPLDVPFFDSEDLEKLLKFSVDNSVIVVPSRHFDGTNALLRSPINSMTPRYDEGSYSFQIESAQKNDVKISIGLIYRLMLDIDNSEDLEFVIKQNIKPEFCKKIREIIEK, from the coding sequence TTGAAAACATCAGTAATAATTCCCGTTAAGACATTTCAAAAATCTAAAACAAGATTACATTTATCTGAAGAAAAAACAAATTCACTATGCAGGTTACTATTAGAAGAAGTAATCAAAACCATCCATGATTCAAAGTTAATTGATAAAACAATTGTCGTTACAAATGAGGAACAAGTTACAGATATTATAGAAAAATATGATTGCCAAAAAATTCAGGATGAACATGAAACAAGTGTAAATGATGCTGTCAAACTAGCAGAAAAATATTTGATAGATAATGAATTTACACATTCCATTGTATTGCCTTTAGATGTCCCATTTTTTGATTCTGAAGATCTTGAAAAATTGTTAAAATTTTCAGTAGACAATTCAGTGATAGTAGTACCATCAAGACATTTTGATGGAACTAATGCGTTACTTAGAAGCCCCATCAATTCCATGACACCCAGATATGATGAAGGAAGTTACAGTTTTCAGATTGAATCAGCGCAAAAAAATGATGTAAAAATTTCAATTGGTTTGATATACAGACTGATGCTAGATATCGACAATTCAGAAGATTTAGAATTTGTTATAAAACAAAATATCAAACCAGAGTTTTGTAAGAAAATTAGAGAAATTATTGAGAAATAA
- a CDS encoding NAD(P)/FAD-dependent oxidoreductase has protein sequence MEELNFDVVVVGGGPAGSSAAHMAAKSGCTVALIEKEKEIAQTVRTSGVTWISDIKKFGIPEECYNPIKKFSFCSPKNSVKISGEIAKAAVLDVRKTYRFLANRAKTSGSELFTSTNVTEVLKDNTGKCVGVIAKSDGKQIQFNSKVVIDASGFVSVIAKELGYVTQWKKFGAGAEFEVKTEKLEHDNWWLMVGQEYSPAGYAWIFPTSKDTARIGVGIGKPDSDVDPTVRLNELLEKKLGPIKDLGNIEKIEFHYGLIPNDGLSRKTVYDNLILVGDSAGQANPLVLEGIRYAIRFGEVAGQVTADAIKNGDTTEASLNPYEKEWKRAIESKINSAGKVQNRWVGLTDDEWDKELSIIEELTADEFLDFIRADFGVSKMVKLATHHPKMIVRQLFNMVKGT, from the coding sequence TTGGAAGAATTAAATTTTGATGTAGTGGTAGTTGGAGGAGGTCCTGCAGGTTCATCTGCAGCACATATGGCTGCAAAAAGTGGCTGTACAGTTGCATTAATTGAAAAAGAAAAAGAAATAGCACAGACAGTTAGAACAAGTGGCGTAACATGGATTTCAGATATTAAAAAATTTGGCATTCCCGAAGAATGTTACAATCCAATAAAGAAATTTTCTTTCTGTTCACCAAAAAATTCTGTTAAAATTTCAGGTGAGATTGCAAAGGCTGCAGTATTAGATGTAAGAAAAACATACAGATTCCTAGCAAATAGAGCAAAAACATCAGGAAGTGAATTATTTACAAGCACAAACGTTACAGAAGTTTTGAAAGATAATACAGGAAAATGTGTGGGAGTTATTGCAAAATCAGATGGTAAACAAATTCAGTTTAATTCCAAAGTGGTAATAGATGCAAGCGGATTTGTTTCAGTTATTGCCAAAGAACTAGGCTATGTCACTCAATGGAAAAAGTTTGGTGCAGGTGCAGAGTTTGAGGTAAAGACAGAAAAATTAGAACATGATAATTGGTGGCTAATGGTAGGACAAGAATATTCACCAGCAGGATATGCATGGATTTTTCCAACATCAAAAGATACTGCAAGAATTGGAGTAGGGATTGGAAAGCCTGATTCAGATGTAGATCCAACTGTAAGATTAAACGAGTTGTTAGAAAAGAAATTGGGTCCTATCAAAGATTTAGGAAATATTGAAAAAATAGAATTCCATTATGGTTTGATTCCAAATGATGGACTATCGAGAAAAACAGTTTATGATAATTTAATTCTGGTTGGAGATTCTGCAGGTCAAGCAAATCCTCTAGTGTTAGAAGGAATAAGATACGCAATTAGATTTGGAGAAGTTGCAGGTCAAGTTACAGCAGATGCAATAAAAAATGGAGATACAACAGAGGCATCGCTAAACCCATACGAAAAAGAATGGAAAAGAGCTATCGAATCAAAAATTAATTCTGCAGGAAAAGTGCAGAACAGATGGGTAGGATTAACAGATGATGAATGGGATAAGGAATTAAGCATAATTGAAGAGTTAACAGCAGATGAGTTTCTAGATTTCATTCGTGCAGATTTTGGAGTATCAAAAATGGTAAAGCTTGCAACACATCATCCAAAGATGATTGTAAGACAGCTATTCAATATGGTCAAAGGTACATAG
- the egtB gene encoding ergothioneine biosynthesis protein EgtB has protein sequence MTLEEPSPNFLLDSFNETRNTTLQLVKNLERDDFGVQTAVFMSPPKWHIGHVSWLNEIVLSKTQDNYQFFSDELSEYLNSYYNQFGKPHDKSKRGVMSRPTVDEILEYFDVITNRVREVISRPLEKETAYLFTMAIHHECQHQELLVYDLQHLLGDQYKPTKVNQSPVSSNKEKKSIKINGGLYNLGYSGKDYCYDIELPEHKTYLNDYQIDNLLTSNAEYLEFIQDGGYDDYSFWLSDGWDIVKKNEWKAPMYWEKEGDDWITRDFAGKRKINPDEPVCHVSYYEAAAYCKWANKRLPTEAEWEKAALWNDEKEVKTIFPWGNEKPTELHANLLESSIWNCSDVGAYEDGKSSYGCYQMIGDVWEWTSSEFMGYPGFKSGFDEYNDKWFTNQKVLRGGSFGTPSRSIRGSYRNFFRLDERWLISGFRCVKDI, from the coding sequence ATGACACTTGAAGAGCCATCTCCAAATTTCCTTCTAGATTCATTCAATGAAACGAGAAATACCACATTGCAGTTGGTAAAAAATTTAGAAAGAGACGATTTTGGAGTACAAACCGCAGTTTTCATGAGCCCTCCAAAATGGCATATTGGACATGTAAGTTGGTTAAACGAAATAGTTCTAAGTAAAACACAAGACAATTATCAGTTTTTTTCAGATGAGCTTTCTGAATATCTAAATTCGTACTATAATCAATTTGGAAAGCCACATGATAAATCAAAACGTGGAGTAATGTCACGGCCAACTGTAGATGAAATCTTAGAATATTTCGATGTGATAACAAATAGAGTTAGAGAAGTAATTAGCAGACCATTAGAAAAAGAAACTGCATATCTTTTCACAATGGCAATACATCATGAATGTCAGCATCAGGAGCTTTTAGTTTATGATTTACAACATTTGTTAGGAGACCAATACAAACCGACAAAAGTTAATCAATCTCCAGTTTCATCAAACAAAGAAAAGAAAAGTATCAAGATAAACGGAGGATTATACAATTTGGGATATTCTGGAAAAGATTATTGTTATGACATAGAACTTCCAGAACACAAAACATACCTGAATGATTACCAAATTGACAATCTGTTGACAAGTAATGCAGAATACTTGGAATTTATTCAAGACGGAGGATATGATGATTATTCATTTTGGCTTTCTGACGGCTGGGATATAGTAAAGAAAAACGAATGGAAGGCTCCTATGTATTGGGAAAAAGAAGGAGATGATTGGATTACAAGAGATTTTGCAGGAAAACGGAAAATTAATCCTGATGAGCCGGTTTGCCATGTAAGCTACTACGAGGCTGCAGCATACTGCAAATGGGCAAACAAAAGATTACCAACAGAGGCAGAATGGGAAAAGGCTGCACTTTGGAATGATGAAAAGGAAGTTAAGACAATTTTTCCATGGGGAAATGAAAAACCTACAGAATTACATGCAAACCTGTTAGAGTCAAGCATTTGGAATTGCAGTGATGTGGGAGCATATGAAGATGGAAAAAGTAGTTACGGATGTTATCAAATGATAGGAGATGTTTGGGAATGGACATCATCAGAATTTATGGGATACCCAGGTTTCAAAAGTGGATTTGACGAATATAATGACAAGTGGTTTACAAATCAGAAAGTTTTACGCGGAGGATCTTTTGGAACTCCATCAAGATCAATTAGAGGATCCTACAGAAACTTTTTCAGACTGGATGAGAGATGGTTGATTTCAGGCTTTAGATGTGTAAAAGACATCTAG
- the cofD gene encoding 2-phospho-L-lactate transferase, translated as MITILAGGTGSIKMVRGFAAHDQEVTVISNVGDNYWLYGMYVCPDIDTIIYGLSGILDEEKGWGVKKDTNNFLRQMEVFGEETWFRVGDRDAATHLTRTNMLKNGKNLSDITQWMCEKFAIESKIIPITDNTVETRITANGEDLHLQEFWVKHRGRGTIEGIQYVGADKARPNPDAIAAIQDAELVVIAPGNPLTSIGPMMGIKGVRKELTKNKKKVVAVSPLIGNKSFSGPADKYMEAAGIEVSVFGLAQFYADVCSKMIIDTKDKAQKSKIEGLDIRVLDTKIKMQNKIAEEALAGFILKQLKL; from the coding sequence ATGATTACAATATTGGCTGGCGGCACAGGTTCTATCAAAATGGTTAGAGGATTTGCAGCACATGATCAAGAGGTTACAGTAATTAGCAATGTTGGAGACAATTATTGGCTATATGGAATGTATGTGTGTCCAGATATTGACACAATAATTTATGGATTATCAGGAATTTTAGATGAAGAAAAAGGATGGGGCGTAAAAAAAGATACTAACAATTTCCTAAGACAAATGGAAGTTTTCGGAGAAGAAACATGGTTTAGAGTTGGGGATAGAGATGCAGCTACACATCTAACAAGAACTAACATGTTAAAGAATGGAAAAAATCTTTCAGACATTACACAATGGATGTGTGAAAAATTTGCAATAGAATCCAAAATTATTCCAATTACAGACAATACAGTTGAAACAAGAATTACAGCAAACGGCGAAGATTTGCATTTACAAGAATTTTGGGTAAAACATAGAGGTAGAGGAACTATTGAAGGAATTCAATATGTTGGAGCAGACAAAGCAAGACCAAATCCAGATGCAATTGCTGCAATTCAAGATGCGGAACTGGTAGTAATTGCACCAGGAAATCCACTAACAAGTATTGGACCAATGATGGGAATTAAAGGAGTTAGAAAAGAATTAACTAAAAATAAAAAGAAAGTAGTTGCAGTTTCACCACTAATAGGAAACAAATCATTTAGCGGACCTGCAGACAAGTATATGGAAGCTGCAGGTATTGAGGTTTCAGTATTTGGTTTAGCACAATTTTATGCAGATGTTTGCTCAAAAATGATCATAGATACAAAAGATAAAGCTCAAAAATCAAAAATTGAGGGATTAGATATACGAGTATTAGATACAAAAATAAAAATGCAAAATAAAATAGCTGAAGAAGCACTTGCAGGATTCATTTTAAAACAATTGAAATTATAA
- a CDS encoding DUF58 domain-containing protein, which translates to MSEIKDLLKRIRELEIKTKGLVDGMMAGSYKSKIRGRGIEFSEVREYVLGDDIRHIDWNVTARTNKLHVKEFVEERDLRVYVMFDYSASNEFGFMKSKKSIGHEVAASIIFSAMKNNDNVGLGIFTNKLEHFVPARKGRKHSLSLLRTLLAYKPKSAQTDIESSLLQLHHILGQHSVVFIISDYISPNFLRPLKFLKNRHDVILVNLSDIRESELPDIGYTMLEDIESGEQLMVNTSDESFRNAFTKNSLESHEKIKNDIKKLKVEMVNVSEQIPFDTALRQFFNQRMRR; encoded by the coding sequence TTGTCTGAAATTAAAGATCTTCTAAAACGCATTCGGGAATTAGAAATCAAAACTAAGGGTTTGGTGGATGGTATGATGGCAGGTAGCTACAAATCAAAAATACGTGGACGAGGAATTGAATTCTCTGAGGTAAGAGAGTACGTTTTAGGCGATGATATTCGCCATATTGACTGGAATGTTACTGCACGTACTAACAAATTACATGTAAAAGAGTTCGTTGAAGAGCGTGATTTGCGTGTATACGTGATGTTTGATTATTCTGCAAGTAATGAATTTGGATTCATGAAAAGTAAAAAATCCATAGGTCATGAGGTTGCAGCATCAATTATTTTTTCTGCAATGAAAAACAATGATAATGTTGGACTGGGAATATTTACTAACAAACTTGAACACTTTGTTCCTGCTAGAAAAGGAAGAAAACACAGCTTATCATTGCTAAGAACTTTGCTTGCATACAAACCAAAAAGTGCACAAACTGATATCGAATCTTCACTTTTACAATTACATCACATTTTAGGTCAACATAGTGTAGTGTTCATAATATCTGATTACATATCTCCAAACTTTTTGCGACCGTTAAAATTTCTTAAAAATCGTCATGATGTTATTTTAGTAAATCTATCTGACATACGTGAATCCGAGCTTCCTGATATTGGATATACGATGTTAGAAGATATTGAATCTGGAGAACAATTGATGGTTAACACTTCTGATGAGTCATTTAGAAATGCATTTACAAAAAACTCTCTTGAAAGCCATGAAAAAATCAAAAATGATATTAAAAAATTAAAGGTAGAGATGGTAAATGTTTCAGAACAAATTCCTTTTGACACTGCATTAAGACAGTTTTTCAACCAACGTATGAGGCGCTAA
- a CDS encoding amino acid permease, which yields MTFEKSESGLVRSLSLKDSIMIGVASMIGGAIFVLVGPGMAQAGAALMIAFLLNGIITVFTALTYAELGSAFPATGGGYKWVREGLPRPNAYLSGWMAWFGHTIAGSLYAVAFGSFFAHLLKTSGVIGDDTGIPVDKILAVIAIIIFTFVNVRGSSDTGKVGNAITFTQLAIIGILIVAAIGAMMFANPNWSDNYTDFLPSGVAGLALAMGLTFIAFEGYEIISQAGDEIRNPKKNIPRAILISLGIVVSVYILFTFVFIGGLNESVIGMPAWEFIGSFGELGIIEAADQFMPFGALIVLAGGLVSTLSALNATTFAASRVSFAMGTQYNLPFVFSKIHPKYRTPFVATIVSGIIMLILAVSMDLTAIAFAASVMFLFLFTQVNLASITIRRLYASTVEYGFKTPLFPLIPIIGIVTAMGLSIYLLFTHPESWLIAIIWIAIGFVIYKFYTSKKELEHNAPLVFTQGPKLRKKYRVLMVFDKRSAAKMYKMARSIAKDKDGEITVLDVVNVPRQTPLSLTHGFGDKGLKAIEEFKREITGSLRNRYLVRLAHDPTEAILQTTEEQDINTLLIDFDFLKNNRKLLSLTTCDIIGVRLRKTFDEDMKNIVVAYDKGRHSDLGLEIANSFQKMEESKIRIIRGVIEDPKQETEIVNRINEKMFELELPKIQFEKVYSDSNIITELLKNFKKEKNALLILGAGNQTDTAFSPKTLSILDKSGKSAIVVRNHRFSEVHARSFANFIMPKIIQVKFIYQIYVNIMQKIYTMRAKSHKERDDDDYFNA from the coding sequence ATGACATTTGAAAAATCTGAATCAGGATTAGTTCGTAGCTTATCGCTAAAAGATTCAATCATGATTGGAGTGGCATCCATGATTGGAGGCGCCATTTTTGTCCTAGTTGGACCAGGTATGGCACAAGCCGGTGCTGCATTAATGATTGCATTTTTGCTTAATGGAATTATTACAGTTTTTACAGCTTTGACATATGCAGAGTTGGGTTCTGCATTTCCTGCAACAGGAGGAGGTTACAAATGGGTAAGAGAAGGATTACCAAGGCCTAATGCATATCTTAGCGGATGGATGGCATGGTTTGGACATACTATTGCAGGAAGTCTTTATGCAGTTGCATTTGGTTCATTTTTTGCCCATCTTCTAAAAACATCAGGAGTAATTGGTGATGATACAGGAATTCCGGTAGATAAAATTCTAGCAGTGATTGCAATTATTATATTCACATTTGTTAATGTCAGAGGTTCATCAGATACTGGAAAGGTTGGTAACGCAATTACATTTACACAGTTAGCAATTATTGGAATACTAATTGTTGCAGCAATTGGTGCAATGATGTTTGCAAATCCAAACTGGTCTGATAACTATACAGATTTTCTTCCTAGCGGCGTAGCAGGATTAGCATTGGCAATGGGATTAACATTCATTGCATTTGAGGGCTATGAGATAATTTCACAAGCAGGAGATGAGATAAGAAATCCAAAAAAGAATATTCCGCGGGCGATTTTAATTTCTCTTGGAATTGTAGTTTCAGTTTACATTTTGTTTACGTTTGTTTTCATCGGAGGATTAAACGAATCAGTAATTGGAATGCCCGCGTGGGAGTTTATTGGAAGTTTTGGGGAATTAGGAATAATTGAAGCAGCAGATCAGTTTATGCCATTTGGGGCATTAATTGTTCTAGCAGGAGGCCTAGTATCTACACTTTCTGCATTGAATGCCACAACATTTGCTGCAAGTCGGGTTAGTTTTGCGATGGGTACGCAGTATAATCTTCCATTTGTATTTAGTAAAATTCATCCAAAGTATAGAACACCATTCGTTGCAACAATTGTTTCAGGAATAATCATGCTAATTCTGGCAGTATCTATGGATTTGACAGCAATTGCATTTGCTGCAAGTGTGATGTTCCTATTTTTATTTACTCAAGTGAACTTGGCATCAATTACAATTAGAAGATTGTACGCATCAACTGTAGAATATGGATTCAAGACGCCTCTCTTTCCGTTGATTCCGATAATAGGAATTGTGACAGCAATGGGTCTTTCCATTTACTTGCTGTTTACACATCCAGAAAGTTGGTTAATAGCTATTATCTGGATAGCAATTGGTTTTGTTATTTACAAATTTTACACATCAAAAAAAGAGTTAGAGCATAATGCACCGTTAGTTTTTACGCAGGGACCAAAGTTACGAAAAAAATACAGAGTACTGATGGTTTTTGACAAACGTTCTGCAGCAAAAATGTACAAGATGGCAAGATCAATTGCAAAAGATAAGGATGGAGAAATTACGGTTTTAGATGTAGTAAATGTTCCACGACAGACACCATTATCATTAACACATGGATTTGGAGACAAGGGATTAAAGGCAATTGAAGAGTTCAAGAGAGAAATTACAGGTTCTTTGAGAAATAGATACCTAGTAAGATTAGCACATGACCCAACTGAAGCAATTTTACAAACTACAGAAGAACAAGATATCAATACGCTATTGATTGACTTTGACTTTTTGAAAAATAATAGAAAATTGCTTTCACTTACAACATGTGACATTATCGGAGTTAGGTTAAGAAAAACATTTGATGAAGATATGAAAAATATTGTTGTTGCATACGATAAAGGAAGGCATAGTGACTTGGGATTAGAAATTGCCAACTCATTTCAAAAAATGGAGGAATCAAAAATTCGTATTATTAGAGGAGTTATTGAAGATCCAAAACAGGAAACAGAAATTGTTAACAGAATTAATGAAAAAATGTTTGAATTGGAATTACCGAAGATTCAGTTTGAGAAAGTTTATTCAGATTCAAACATCATAACAGAACTACTAAAGAATTTCAAAAAAGAAAAGAATGCCTTGTTGATCTTAGGAGCTGGTAACCAAACGGATACCGCATTTAGCCCAAAGACTTTGAGCATTTTAGATAAGAGCGGAAAATCTGCAATAGTGGTTAGAAATCATAGGTTCTCAGAAGTTCATGCAAGGTCTTTTGCAAATTTCATTATGCCAAAAATCATCCAGGTGAAATTCATCTATCAGATTTACGTCAATATCATGCAGAAAATTTACACCATGAGAGCAAAATCACACAAGGAACGTGATGATGACGATTATTTTAACGCCTAA
- a CDS encoding AAA family ATPase, translating to MTVESSYHSANPEIQTLTEQSKVYAKQIMTIVDEVQKVIVGQEEVIKKLVIAMMADGHVLLEGVPGLAKTKMVDTLSKTLGANFCRIQFTPDLLPADITGTKIYDNKNEKFVTEKGPVFSNLILADEINRAPPKVQSALLEAMQERQVSIHGDTFEIEKPFLVLATQNPIESEGTYRLPEAQIDRFALKLIINYPSKDHEKLIIQRNTQENKPTAKNIVSKDVVLEIQKFVQKIYADEKIEEYVSAIVDATRNPKNYDLELEDMIEFGASPRASIWLILAAKAHALLAGRGFVIPDDIKSIAHDVLRHRIILTFEAEAEGNTSDAIIDKILEKVRAP from the coding sequence ATGACTGTAGAATCATCATATCACTCTGCAAATCCTGAAATTCAAACACTAACTGAACAATCAAAAGTATACGCTAAACAAATAATGACAATTGTAGATGAAGTTCAGAAAGTTATTGTCGGTCAAGAAGAAGTAATTAAAAAATTAGTAATTGCAATGATGGCAGATGGACACGTTCTCTTAGAAGGTGTTCCTGGCTTGGCTAAAACCAAAATGGTTGACACGTTATCAAAAACTCTTGGTGCAAACTTTTGCAGAATACAGTTTACTCCCGATTTACTTCCTGCTGATATTACCGGAACAAAAATTTATGATAACAAAAATGAAAAATTTGTTACAGAAAAAGGACCTGTATTTAGTAATCTCATACTAGCTGATGAAATTAACCGTGCACCACCTAAAGTCCAATCTGCATTACTTGAAGCAATGCAAGAAAGACAAGTAAGTATTCACGGTGATACATTTGAAATTGAAAAACCATTTCTAGTTCTTGCAACACAAAACCCAATTGAAAGTGAAGGTACATACAGATTACCAGAAGCTCAAATTGATAGATTTGCATTAAAACTGATAATTAACTATCCATCAAAAGACCATGAAAAATTAATCATACAAAGAAATACTCAGGAAAACAAACCTACTGCTAAAAACATAGTATCAAAAGATGTGGTTCTTGAAATACAAAAATTTGTTCAAAAAATTTATGCTGATGAAAAAATTGAGGAATATGTATCTGCAATAGTTGATGCAACTAGAAATCCAAAAAATTATGACCTTGAGCTAGAAGATATGATAGAATTTGGCGCCTCCCCTCGTGCATCTATTTGGTTAATTCTTGCAGCAAAAGCACATGCATTACTTGCAGGACGGGGTTTTGTTATTCCTGATGACATTAAATCCATCGCACATGATGTTTTACGACATAGAATAATACTGACATTTGAAGCCGAAGCCGAAGGTAATACCTCTGATGCTATAATTGATAAAATATTAGAAAAAGTCCGAGCTCCGTAG
- the egtD gene encoding L-histidine N(alpha)-methyltransferase, giving the protein MMSKSKQELLGYQSHLIQDNLTYFKPTRTSTTVTFAEEIRSSLQEPKKSISPKFFYDENGSKLFDEICTLPEYYPYNSETEILQSIEKKLLPYLSNEFHLVELGSGSSVKTRLLIDVLFKSQKHLQYFPIDISEILDQSAKSLCMDYENLKVTGVVDTYEKGLDFIEHYDDKPNLITFLGSSFGNLDHNEGMKFLQRINTLMKSDDLFLIGLDLKKDHEVLHNAYNDSQKTTAKFNLNVLKRINEELGADFNLENFEHHAVYDEQKGRIEMYLRSLSEQSITIPKSDLSITLSKDELIHTENSHKFSISQIESYLKESNFEKLEMWFDSRKYFALVLGKKI; this is encoded by the coding sequence ATGATGAGTAAATCTAAACAGGAGCTATTGGGATATCAATCTCACCTAATTCAGGATAATTTAACATATTTCAAACCAACTAGAACTAGTACTACTGTAACCTTTGCTGAGGAAATTCGCAGTTCACTTCAAGAACCAAAAAAATCAATCAGTCCAAAGTTCTTCTATGATGAAAATGGTTCAAAACTTTTTGATGAAATATGCACTCTCCCAGAATATTATCCATACAATTCTGAAACTGAAATATTACAAAGTATTGAGAAAAAACTACTGCCATACCTCTCAAATGAATTTCATTTAGTGGAATTAGGAAGCGGTTCATCAGTAAAGACTCGACTCTTAATTGACGTTTTATTCAAATCTCAGAAACATCTTCAGTATTTCCCAATAGACATTTCAGAAATTTTAGATCAAAGTGCTAAAAGTCTCTGCATGGATTATGAGAATCTCAAAGTTACCGGTGTTGTTGACACTTATGAAAAAGGTCTTGACTTCATTGAACATTATGACGACAAACCTAACTTGATTACCTTTCTTGGCTCAAGCTTTGGTAATCTTGATCATAATGAGGGTATGAAGTTCCTTCAGAGAATTAACACCTTGATGAAATCTGATGATTTATTCCTAATTGGATTAGATCTCAAAAAAGATCATGAAGTACTACACAATGCATACAATGACTCTCAAAAAACAACTGCAAAATTCAATCTTAATGTTCTAAAAAGAATTAATGAAGAACTTGGTGCAGATTTCAATCTCGAAAATTTTGAACATCATGCAGTTTATGACGAGCAAAAAGGTCGGATTGAAATGTATCTTCGTTCACTATCTGAACAATCAATTACAATACCAAAATCTGATCTATCAATAACTCTCTCAAAAGATGAGCTAATTCATACTGAAAATTCACACAAATTCTCTATTTCTCAAATAGAATCATACCTAAAGGAATCAAATTTCGAAAAATTAGAAATGTGGTTTGATTCACGAAAGTACTTTGCTCTTGTCTTGGGAAAAAAAATCTAG